From the Roseibium salinum genome, one window contains:
- a CDS encoding DUF2798 domain-containing protein: protein MTKASKIPRRYAGLLMGLLMALSMGLIMSFVVTVINLGLRGDFLVKWMIAYAGSLPIGLPTALLVTPIVKSIVDRMTE, encoded by the coding sequence GTGACGAAAGCCAGCAAGATTCCGCGCCGGTATGCCGGTCTGCTCATGGGTCTTCTGATGGCGCTGTCGATGGGACTGATCATGTCCTTCGTGGTGACAGTCATCAATCTCGGCCTGCGCGGCGATTTCCTTGTGAAGTGGATGATCGCCTACGCGGGAAGCTTGCCGATCGGATTGCCGACCGCGCTATTGGTCACGCCCATCGTCAAGTCGATCGTCGACCGAATGACCGAATAG
- a CDS encoding VOC family protein, which produces MASVRYIVSDVGECVAFYRDRLDFTVEMHPGPGFAALSRGELRLFLNTPGAGSAGKAGGTPQPGGWNRFQIETDDLDGLIARISEAGAAFRGEIASGPGGRQILLEDPSGNVVELFQAAAR; this is translated from the coding sequence ATGGCTTCCGTCCGCTATATCGTCTCCGATGTGGGAGAGTGCGTTGCATTTTACCGTGACCGGCTCGACTTCACGGTGGAGATGCATCCGGGCCCGGGGTTTGCGGCTCTGTCCCGCGGCGAATTGCGCCTGTTCCTGAACACGCCGGGGGCGGGCAGCGCCGGCAAGGCAGGGGGAACCCCACAGCCCGGTGGCTGGAACAGGTTTCAGATCGAAACCGATGACCTGGACGGCCTGATAGCCCGGATCAGCGAGGCCGGAGCGGCGTTTCGCGGCGAGATTGCCTCGGGGCCGGGCGGGCGGCAGATCCTTCTGGAAGACCCCTCCGGCAACGTGGTCGAACTTTTCCAGGCGGCCGCCCGGTGA
- a CDS encoding TetR/AcrR family transcriptional regulator: MDKRIERTRHEVLSAAIALLGERGYAAFNMEAIADKAGVSKSTLYRHWPTKVSLIADALNTLNVQPRPGPADGTVRERVTILLRHLTEALTASPFASCIPGLIEATKHHPEVADFLYDYSARRRERLVALLRDGVAAGELPADFDAETAATALSGAIFYRCLMTPDPYQAKDVPALVALVLGSQGGT; the protein is encoded by the coding sequence ATGGACAAACGCATCGAACGCACAAGGCACGAGGTCCTCAGTGCTGCTATCGCGCTGCTGGGGGAGAGGGGTTACGCTGCTTTCAACATGGAGGCCATCGCCGACAAGGCGGGCGTGTCGAAAAGCACGCTCTACAGGCATTGGCCGACAAAGGTGTCGCTCATCGCCGATGCATTGAACACCTTGAATGTGCAACCCCGGCCTGGTCCTGCAGATGGCACTGTCAGGGAAAGGGTGACGATCCTGCTGCGTCATTTGACGGAGGCGCTGACCGCATCGCCGTTTGCCTCCTGTATTCCAGGGCTCATCGAAGCGACAAAGCATCATCCGGAAGTCGCGGACTTCCTGTACGATTACAGCGCCCGCCGGCGGGAGAGACTGGTCGCCTTGCTGCGGGATGGGGTCGCGGCGGGGGAACTGCCTGCGGATTTCGATGCCGAGACGGCAGCAACGGCGCTCAGTGGCGCGATCTTCTATCGCTGCCTGATGACGCCCGACCCCTACCAGGCAAAGGACGTTCCGGCGCTGGTTGCGCTGGTGCTCGGATCACAAGGCGGCACTTGA